The following proteins are co-located in the Vicugna pacos chromosome 3, VicPac4, whole genome shotgun sequence genome:
- the CENPK gene encoding centromere protein K isoform X4 translates to MSLNQQDLDPDSTTDMEDVTDAEEELIKKCEEMWKDMEECQNKLSLVGTETLTDSNAQLSLLIMQVKCLTSELSQWRKETPEMIPLNEEVLVALGKEEFQKSRGDLELVLSTIQSRNEKLKEDLEREQKWLDEQQQILESLSVLHNELKHPVVTFSESRIFNELKTKMRDIKEYKEKILVTLGEFLEDHFPLPDRNVKKKKKNIQESTAQLITLHEILEVTDLQDTVRSPYAYFG, encoded by the exons ATGTCATTGAATCAGCAAGATCTAGATCCAGATAGTACTACAGATATGGAAGATGTTACAGATGCTGAAGAGGAACTTattaaaaaatgtgaagaaatgtggaaagaTATGGAAGAA TGTCAGAATAAATTATCACTTGTTGGAACTGAGACACTCACTGATTCAAATGCTCAG cTGTCATTATTAATTATGCAAGTGAAATGTTTGACTTCTGAACTCAGTCAATGGCGGAAAGAAACTCCTGAAA TGATTCCACTGAATGAAGAAGTTCTGGTGGCattaggaaaagaagag ttcCAAAAATCGAGAGGTGACCTTGAATTGGTACTATCTACTATTCAGTCAAGGAATGAAAAGTTAAAGGAAGATTTGGAAAG GGAGCAAAAATGGTTGGATGAACAGCAACAGATACTGGAATCTCTTAGTGTACTACACAATGAATTGAAACATCCGGTTGTGACATTTTCTGAATCAAG AATCTTTAATGAGCTGAAAACTAAAATGCGTGACATAAAAGAATATAAGGAAAAAATCTTGGTTACCTTGGGCGAGTTTCTAGAAGACCATTTTCCTCTGCCTGatagaaatgttaaaaagaaaaag AAAAACATTCAAGAGTCAACTGCACAGCTGATAACACTGCATGAAATTTTGGAG
- the CENPK gene encoding centromere protein K isoform X2, whose translation MSLNQQDLDPDSTTDMEDVTDAEEELIKKCEEMWKDMEECQNKLSLVGTETLTDSNAQLSLLIMQVKCLTSELSQWRKETPEMIPLNEEVLVALGKEEFQKSRGDLELVLSTIQSRNEKLKEDLEREQKWLDEQQQILESLSVLHNELKHPVVTFSESRIFNELKTKMRDIKEYKEKILVTLGEFLEDHFPLPDRNVKKKKKNIQESTAQLITLHEILELLLRNGIALRHPEDPTRIRLEAFHQ comes from the exons ATGTCATTGAATCAGCAAGATCTAGATCCAGATAGTACTACAGATATGGAAGATGTTACAGATGCTGAAGAGGAACTTattaaaaaatgtgaagaaatgtggaaagaTATGGAAGAA TGTCAGAATAAATTATCACTTGTTGGAACTGAGACACTCACTGATTCAAATGCTCAG cTGTCATTATTAATTATGCAAGTGAAATGTTTGACTTCTGAACTCAGTCAATGGCGGAAAGAAACTCCTGAAA TGATTCCACTGAATGAAGAAGTTCTGGTGGCattaggaaaagaagag ttcCAAAAATCGAGAGGTGACCTTGAATTGGTACTATCTACTATTCAGTCAAGGAATGAAAAGTTAAAGGAAGATTTGGAAAG GGAGCAAAAATGGTTGGATGAACAGCAACAGATACTGGAATCTCTTAGTGTACTACACAATGAATTGAAACATCCGGTTGTGACATTTTCTGAATCAAG AATCTTTAATGAGCTGAAAACTAAAATGCGTGACATAAAAGAATATAAGGAAAAAATCTTGGTTACCTTGGGCGAGTTTCTAGAAGACCATTTTCCTCTGCCTGatagaaatgttaaaaagaaaaag AAAAACATTCAAGAGTCAACTGCACAGCTGATAACACTGCATGAAATTTTGGAG CTACTCCTGCGTAATGGAATTGCCTTGAGACACCCAGAAGATCCAACCCGAATAAGATTAGAAGCCTTCCATCAGTAG
- the CENPK gene encoding centromere protein K isoform X1, whose translation MSLNQQDLDPDSTTDMEDVTDAEEELIKKCEEMWKDMEECQNKLSLVGTETLTDSNAQLSLLIMQVKCLTSELSQWRKETPEMIPLNEEVLVALGKEEFQKSRGDLELVLSTIQSRNEKLKEDLEREQKWLDEQQQILESLSVLHNELKHPVVTFSESRIFNELKTKMRDIKEYKEKILVTLGEFLEDHFPLPDRNVKKKKKNIQESTAQLITLHEILEILLNRLFDVPHDPYVKISDSFWPPYIELLLRNGIALRHPEDPTRIRLEAFHQ comes from the exons ATGTCATTGAATCAGCAAGATCTAGATCCAGATAGTACTACAGATATGGAAGATGTTACAGATGCTGAAGAGGAACTTattaaaaaatgtgaagaaatgtggaaagaTATGGAAGAA TGTCAGAATAAATTATCACTTGTTGGAACTGAGACACTCACTGATTCAAATGCTCAG cTGTCATTATTAATTATGCAAGTGAAATGTTTGACTTCTGAACTCAGTCAATGGCGGAAAGAAACTCCTGAAA TGATTCCACTGAATGAAGAAGTTCTGGTGGCattaggaaaagaagag ttcCAAAAATCGAGAGGTGACCTTGAATTGGTACTATCTACTATTCAGTCAAGGAATGAAAAGTTAAAGGAAGATTTGGAAAG GGAGCAAAAATGGTTGGATGAACAGCAACAGATACTGGAATCTCTTAGTGTACTACACAATGAATTGAAACATCCGGTTGTGACATTTTCTGAATCAAG AATCTTTAATGAGCTGAAAACTAAAATGCGTGACATAAAAGAATATAAGGAAAAAATCTTGGTTACCTTGGGCGAGTTTCTAGAAGACCATTTTCCTCTGCCTGatagaaatgttaaaaagaaaaag AAAAACATTCAAGAGTCAACTGCACAGCTGATAACACTGCATGAAATTTTGGAG ATTCTTTTAAATAGATTATTTGATGTTCCACATGACCCATATGTCAAAATTAGTGATTCTTTTTGGCCACCTTATATTGAGCTACTCCTGCGTAATGGAATTGCCTTGAGACACCCAGAAGATCCAACCCGAATAAGATTAGAAGCCTTCCATCAGTAG